A region from the Aegilops tauschii subsp. strangulata cultivar AL8/78 chromosome 5, Aet v6.0, whole genome shotgun sequence genome encodes:
- the LOC109769334 gene encoding F-box/FBD/LRR-repeat protein At5g22700-like: protein MSAPASTRCVSKSARGTCSGVDRLSSLPSELLHRVMSFLPMPEAVRTSLLSPSWRYLWASTPYIRINHHDFTDDNEKMEKFGDRLLLLRDSTASLDEARIIDHSVASTTCTVWIRHVIMHKVRHLHVSGLGHLDSSAVPPSNHLKTIRLQFVILGDGLLRPLNYDCRVLQLLQLEDCVLVDLKEISSRSLKVLHIINCLITGSLLICASNLTHLSILDMHSHSGAILVRDLSSLVTAFISVRTIEGHGLLDGLSHATSLELHAPLLERGLWICPMFSNLTSLVLGHCCMAADFDALLCILQRSPKLKELTFKLERVQCIRCMHSESTLPPSGAALSLGSHPCIERIKICCSKEDPSVGTLVEALQPIVGDVKISIKHLY, encoded by the exons ATGTCGGCGCCAGCATCTACTCGCTGTGTTTCCAAGAGCGCGCGAGGCACCTGCAGTGGCGTCGACAGGCTCAGCAGCCTTCCCAGTGAGCTGCTCCACCGCGTGATGTCCTTCCTGCCCATGCCGGAGGCCGTGCGCACAAGTCTGCTCTCGCCGAGCTGGCGCTATCTCTGGGCATCTACTCCATACATCCGCATCAACCACCACGACTTCACGGATGACAACGAAAAGATGGAGAAGTTCGGGGACCGCCTGCTGCTCTTGCGCGACAGCACTGCTTCCTTGGATGAAGCCCGGATCATTGACCACTCGGTTGCTAGTACCACATGTACTGTGTGGATTCGACATGTCATCATGCACAAAGTTCGTCACCTCCATGTTTCCGGATTGGGCCATCTGGATAGCTCAGCCGTGCCTCCTTCTAACCACCTCAAAACAATCAGGCTCCAATTTGTCATATTGGGAGATGGGCTCTTGAGGCCGCTCAACTACGACTGCCGAGTGCTTCAACTTCTACAGCTGGAGGATTGCGTTTTGGTTGACCTGAAGGAGATCTCATCCAGGTCACTCAAGGTTCTGCATATCATTAACTGCCTTATCACCGGGAGTCTCCTGATTTGTGCTAGCAATCTTACCCATCTCTCTATCCTAGACATGCATAGTCATTCCGGAGCTATATTAGTTAGGGATCTGTCTTCTCTAGTAACAGCCTTTATTAGTGTAAGGACAATAGAGGGCCATGGTCTACTTGATGGCCTCTCACATGCCACATCCTTGGAGTTGCATGCACCATTACTTGAG AGAGGTTTGTGGATATGCCCAATGTTCAGCAACCTGACAAGCCTAGTGCTGGGCCATTGCTGCATGGCTGCTGATTTCGACGCGCTGCTTTGCATTCTCCAGCGCTCGCCCAAGCTGAAGGAGTTGACTTTTAAGCTCGAAAGA GTGCAATGTATAAGGTGCATGCATTCTGAATCTACTTTGCCACCATCAGGAGCAGCGTTGAGCTTGGGCTCCCACCCTTGCATCGAGAGGATCAAGATCTGCTGCTCGAAAGAAGATCCAAGTGTCGGCACGCTGGTGGAGGCCTTGCAACCGATTGTCGGTGATGTGAAAATCAGCATCAAGCATCTCTATTAA